One genomic region from Grus americana isolate bGruAme1 unplaced genomic scaffold, bGruAme1.mat scaffold_510, whole genome shotgun sequence encodes:
- the LOC129200810 gene encoding olfactory receptor 14A16-like encodes LHYGTLLGSRACAHMAAAAWGSGFLTALLHTANTFSLPLCHGNAVDQFFCEIPQILKLSCSDAYLREAGLIVVSVCLAFGCFVFIVVSYVQIFRAVLRIPSEQGRHKAFSTCLPHLAVVSLFISTAMVAYMKPLSNSSATLNLVISFLYSVTICTLLCQVWGPPWGGGGGSEQLCACWAVGQSSHPMEEDVDNWEQAQWEASEMLRGWSTCLGGETEGKNLVQPAEEAASGTS; translated from the exons ctgcactacgggaccctcctgggcagcagagcttgtgcccacatggcagcagctgcctggggcagtgggtttctcactgctctgctgcacacggccaatacattttccctacccctctgccacggcaatgctgtggaccagttcttctgtgaaatcccccagatcctcaagctctcctgctcagatgcctacctcagggaagctgggctaattgtggttagtgtctgtttagcctttgggtgttttgttttcattgtggtgtcctatgtgcagatcttcagggctgtgctgaggatcccctctgagcagggacggcacaaagccttttccacgtgcctccctcacctggccgtggtctccctgtttatcagcactgccatggTGGCCTACATGAAGCCCCTGTCTAATTCCTCTGCAACCCTGAATCTCGTTATATCATttctgtactcagtg ACCATCTGTACGCTGCTGTGTCAAGTTTGGGGCCCcccctggggaggaggaggagggagtgagcagctgtgtgcctgCTGGGCTGTTGGCCAGTCAAGCCACCCCATGGAGGAAGACGTTGATAACTGGGAGCAAGCGCAGTGGGAGGCCTCCGAGATgctcaggggctggagcacatgcctgggaggagaaacTGAGGGGAAGAAccttgttcagcctgcagaagaggcgGCCTCAGGAACCTCGTAG